The nucleotide window ACCGATTGTTGCAACACTTTTATTGTATTTACTGATTACGAACATGGGGACTTTGCTCTCTGTTCGCGAGCTAATGAATCAATGGAAAACTATTTTAATTGCGATTTCCGGGATTTTAGGAATTCTTGCTTTACTATTTACCATTGGAACACTACTTTTCGACTTTAAGACAGTTGTTGTAGTTGCGCCACCGCTTGTTGGTGGAGTTGTGTCATCACTTATTATGTCAGAAGCCGCACAAGCAGCTGGACTCGTGAGCTTATCAGTACTAGCAATTCTGATCTATGTTATGCAAGGCTTTGCAGGTTACCCATTAACTTCTATCATGCTAAAAAAAGAAGGAAGTCGGATGTTATCTAAATATCGTTCAGGAGAATGGAAGCCAACCAATGAAGTAGCTCAAATAGAAGGTCATGATACACACGAAACACCGCGTCTGTTCCGAAAAATTCCAGATAAATATAATACCAATTATTTTAAATTTTTACGACTTGGTATCGTTGGATTTTTAGCATATGGATGTTCTGTGTTGATTGACCCAATTTTAACTGTTAGCCCATTTGTTTTGTGTTTATTATTCGGTGTTATTGCAACATCTATCGGCTTTTTGGAACGCCAACCACTACAAAAAGCGAATGGTTTTGGTTTTGCAATTATGGGGCTAATGTTGTTCATTTTTGACGGACTTAAAAATGCAACACCAGAAATGCTACTTGATTTATTATGGCCGATGTTTGGAACGATTGTTATTGGGATTATCGGAATGTATATTTTTTCCTTTATTGTCGGGAAAATTCTCGGTGTTAGTAAAGAGCTTGCCTTTGCAGTTTCGTTAACTGCTTTATATGGTTTTCCAGCCGATTATATTATTACCAATGAAGTAATCAATTCATTAACAACTGATCAAAAAGAGCGAGATGCTTTGACTAGTCATATGTTGCCGCCGATGCTCGTTGCAGGATTTGTTACCGTAACCATCGTTTCAGTTGTTTTAGCGGGCATTTTTGTAGGATTCCTGTAAAATGAGAAATGGGAGGAATGCCAGATGAAAACAAATTTAGAACGAATCAAGCAGCATTTAGAAAAATTAGATACATATACTGCGACGCCAGGAGAGGGTACGACACGCCTTAGTTATAGTAAAGAAGATTTAGGTGCGCGTAATTATTTAAAAAACGAAATGGTGAAAGTAGGTCTGACGGTTACGGAAGATGCGATTGGAAATATTTACGGAAGACTTGAAGGTGCGAGATCAGACTTACCAGCAGTTATCGTTGGTTCACACTTTGATTCTGTCCCAAATGGCGGGGCTTTTGATGGACCGGCTGGAGTTATTACTGGACTGGAACTAGCGACCGTTTTTTATGAGCAAAAGTATAAACCCTATTACCCACTTGAAATCATTGCAATGGTGGAAGAAGAAGGTGCGCGTTTTGGTGCTGGGCTACTTGCTTCACGAACCATTACAGGAAAAGTAACGAAAGAAATGCTTAATGAGATGAAAGATGGCGATGGAATCAGCGCAGCAGAAGCGATGGCGAGCCTAGGTTTTGATGCAAACAAAGTAACGGATGCTATTCGCGAAAAAGAATCTATAAAAGCTTTTATCGAATTACACATCGAACAAGGACCCATTTTAGAGAATGCAGGTGAAGACGTCGCCATAGTTGATGCGATTGTTGGTTTGACCGAAATAAAAGTAACAATTAATGGTCAAGCAGGTCATGCTGGAACAACACCGATGAATAATCGGAAAGACGCTCTGACAGCTGCTGTCCGCATTCTTACACAGCTTCCTGAACTCGCAGTCCAAGAAGGAAATGGGACTGTTTTAACGATTGGAAAATTAAATGTCTATCCAAATGGTGCTAACGTGATTCCGAATAAAGTCGTCTTCACTGTCGATGTTCGAGCAAAAGAGGAGAAACATGTCCAAAATACAATAGAGAAAGTGAAAATAGTTATTAACCAAGCTCAAAAAAACGGCATTACTTGTGAGATAGAAGATATGCTTTATGAAAAACCTACTCAATTATCAAAAGAAATCCACCAAGCCCTATCTGTGAGTGCTGAGAAATTAGATTTCAAATACCGAACAATGGTCAGTGGTGCTGGACATGATGCGATGATCTTTGCGAATTTAACAGAGGTTGGTCTTGTCTTTGTCCCAAGTCATCATGGGATAAGCCATGCACCAGAAGAATGGACCGATTATGACAAACTTCAAAAAGGTATCGAAGTCGTATTAGATACAGTCACAAAATGGACGGAGGAAAACACAAATGAATGACAAAATAAAGCAATATATTTTAAAAGAAGAAGCTGAGATGATTGCATTTCGTCGTGATTTACATCAGCATCCAGAGCTACAGTGGCAGGAATTCCGGACAACGGACCAAGTTGCCAGAGAACTCGACAATGTAGGAATTCCCTATCGACGCACCGAACCAACTGGATTAATTGCTGATTTAGTAGGTGGGAAACCTGGGAAAACAGTCGCATTAAGAGGAGACATGGATGCGCTTCCGGTTCAAGAATTAAACCAATCCCTTGCGTATAAATCTACAGAAGATGGGAAAATGCATGCGTGTGGTCATGATTCCCATACATCTATGTTACTCGCTGCTGCCAAAGCACTTAAAGCAGTTCAAGCTGAATTAAACGGGACGGTGCGCTTTATTTTCCAACCATCTGAAGAAAATGCAGAGGGTGCCAAGGAAATGATAGCGCAAGGAGCGATGGAGGGCGTCGATCACGTGTTTGGGATTCATATCTGGACCCAAATGCAAAGCGGAAAAATTTCTTGTGTAGTCGGCTCTTCATTCGCCTCAGCGGATATTGTTCAAATTGATTTTAAAGGTCAGGGCGGACATGGTGCAATGCCTCATGATACGATTGATGCAGCCATTATCGCCTCCTCATTTGTAATGAATCTACAAGCAATCGTAGCCCGCGAAACCGACCCACTTGATCCAGTCGTTGTTACCATTGGTAAAATGGAAGTCGGTACAAGATTTAATGTCATAGCTGAAAATGCCCATTTAGAAGGCACAGTTCGTTGTTTTAATAACACGACTCGCGCCAAGGTCGCAAAATCAATTGAACAATATGCGAAACAAACTGCAGCAATATATGGAGGTACCGCAGAAATGGTCTATACAGAAGGAACCCAACCAGTTATCAATGACGAAAAAAGCGCTTTACTCGTTCAAAAAACGATTGTCGAATCTTTTGGAGAAGACGCATTATACTTTGAAAAACCAACAACTGGCGGCGAAGATTTTAGTTATTTTATGGATGAAGCGCCAGGAAGTTTTGCTTTAGTTGGTTGTGCTAACACTGAAAAAGATACGGAATGGGCACATCACCACGGTCGTTTTAATATTGATGAAAGTGTCATGAAAAATGGAGCAGAACTTTATGCAAGGTTCGCTTATAATTATTTAAATCAAGATGAGTTTTAAATAAAAAAGCCTCCGCTGAATTCCTAGCGGAGGCTTATCAATTACTACTATTGTTTTTCCACTACATGTACATCTTCAAAGGAACCGTATTTAGTCCACCAAGGAACGGCACCTTCATCAAGTAATTTATCAAGCGAAGTGATATTTTCTTTCCCTTGGGTACGAAGCCATTCACGAAGCGCATCGTCACCTTGTTTACCATAAACTTCAATACCATCAGCCCAAGTTGCGCGGCCACAAAGCACTCCACTATATTGAACGTTATGTTGGTTCGCGAATTG belongs to Listeria ivanovii subsp. ivanovii and includes:
- a CDS encoding Zn-dependent hydrolase, whose translation is MKTNLERIKQHLEKLDTYTATPGEGTTRLSYSKEDLGARNYLKNEMVKVGLTVTEDAIGNIYGRLEGARSDLPAVIVGSHFDSVPNGGAFDGPAGVITGLELATVFYEQKYKPYYPLEIIAMVEEEGARFGAGLLASRTITGKVTKEMLNEMKDGDGISAAEAMASLGFDANKVTDAIREKESIKAFIELHIEQGPILENAGEDVAIVDAIVGLTEIKVTINGQAGHAGTTPMNNRKDALTAAVRILTQLPELAVQEGNGTVLTIGKLNVYPNGANVIPNKVVFTVDVRAKEEKHVQNTIEKVKIVINQAQKNGITCEIEDMLYEKPTQLSKEIHQALSVSAEKLDFKYRTMVSGAGHDAMIFANLTEVGLVFVPSHHGISHAPEEWTDYDKLQKGIEVVLDTVTKWTEENTNE
- a CDS encoding M20 family metallopeptidase; translation: MNDKIKQYILKEEAEMIAFRRDLHQHPELQWQEFRTTDQVARELDNVGIPYRRTEPTGLIADLVGGKPGKTVALRGDMDALPVQELNQSLAYKSTEDGKMHACGHDSHTSMLLAAAKALKAVQAELNGTVRFIFQPSEENAEGAKEMIAQGAMEGVDHVFGIHIWTQMQSGKISCVVGSSFASADIVQIDFKGQGGHGAMPHDTIDAAIIASSFVMNLQAIVARETDPLDPVVVTIGKMEVGTRFNVIAENAHLEGTVRCFNNTTRAKVAKSIEQYAKQTAAIYGGTAEMVYTEGTQPVINDEKSALLVQKTIVESFGEDALYFEKPTTGGEDFSYFMDEAPGSFALVGCANTEKDTEWAHHHGRFNIDESVMKNGAELYARFAYNYLNQDEF